The region GACGGCCAGGTGTTCCGCTGGATCGCCAACAGCCTGATTGTCTCGCTGGGGATGACGGCGGGGGTGCTCACCCTCTCGTCGCTCGCGGGCTATGCGTTTGCGCGCATGCGTTTTCCGGGGCGCGACGCGCTGTTCGTGATCGTGCTGCTGGGCCTCGCTGTTCCCGAACAGGCGGTGATCATCGCACGCCACCTGATGTTCGGCTGGGCGAACCTGCACAACACCTATTTCGCGCTGATCACGCCCGGCCTCGCCGCCCCCTTCGGCGTTTTCCTGATGACCCAGTATTTCAAGGCGATCCCGAAGGATCTGGACGAAGCGGCCGCGCTCGACGGAGCGAGCCCGTTGCGCATCTTCACGCACGTTCTGCTGCCCCTCACCCTGCCCGCGCAGGCGACGCTGGGGATATTCACCTTCCTTGGCGCGTGGAACGACTACTGGTGGCCGCTGATCTCGGCGACCAACAAGTCGATGTTCACGCTGACCGTGGGCATCGCCTCTTCGCAAATGAACTTCGCGCAGACCGAGGGGCTGGGCTTCCTGATGTCGCAGGCGGTGCTGGCGGGCCTGCCGATCCTGATCGTGTACCTCTTCTTCCAGAAATACATCGTGCAGGCGGTCGCCGGGGCAGCGGGTCGATGAGGCGATTGACCGCCCTGCTCCTGCTCGCGCTGGCTGGCTGTTCGCAACCGGGCGGCAACGACGAGGATGGGCGCACTC is a window of Alteriqipengyuania lutimaris DNA encoding:
- a CDS encoding carbohydrate ABC transporter permease → MSKRTSPIVLAMLVLAAILTLAPLLWVLGLSLKANSELLVDPNSVFSAPYTLENYRTLFGDGQVFRWIANSLIVSLGMTAGVLTLSSLAGYAFARMRFPGRDALFVIVLLGLAVPEQAVIIARHLMFGWANLHNTYFALITPGLAAPFGVFLMTQYFKAIPKDLDEAAALDGASPLRIFTHVLLPLTLPAQATLGIFTFLGAWNDYWWPLISATNKSMFTLTVGIASSQMNFAQTEGLGFLMSQAVLAGLPILIVYLFFQKYIVQAVAGAAGR